The Crocinitomicaceae bacterium genome includes a region encoding these proteins:
- a CDS encoding insulinase family protein, producing the protein MKKYFAFVVLCIAGMLSFAQVDRSTAPKAQPNPEIKFNIPDAITLENGLKVIVVENHKLPKVSFQLYIDYPTVAMGDKAGLNQIFGELMACGTTSMTKDVFDQKIDYIGASLFTTPRGFFASSLKKHTPQLLELLSDMIFNPAFPQEDFDRIISQTLSNLSSIPSDPNSISGIVSGVVNYGAAHPYGEVATETTVNNITVDDVKDFYKRNFIPNYAYLVIVGDISQAEAKSYVDKYFAKWQKGAELKRPVYPLPVLKGNNVFFVDKPGAVQSVIDISHTVELKPGHPDAIALSVMNGILGGGSFSARLMANLREDKAYTYGCYSSIAPDEIIGIFSAGGSFRNEVTDSAIVQIIYEIQNMFTNGVTDEELSLVKSSMTGAFARSLESPETVARFALNTIRYNLPKDYYSNYLMNLEKVTKEDVLRVAQKYLRPENLNILVVGNQEIAEKLKVFDASNAIHYKDYYGNDKAQLKQVPDGVTLETIFNQFAFNCFMVNDQAGFDAKLARIGFIQTSYLADLPEIGGSLTLVTYEGKPNMSAFIMKVSSPMMNGTQQKEWFNGTEGGTFAMGQGSTKYDENEIAKRQKSSFPFVQLYYLQDDSIKVELLGIDVVDGKEYYKVKITQVNNVNEFSYEYYNVETGMLDMKETFTTTEEGVMTIVIAYGDYRDMGKGLIIAHSMKMSVGGQVLPFVVQGCVVKKKAKSKAFIGTFD; encoded by the coding sequence ATGAAAAAATATTTTGCATTCGTTGTTCTCTGTATCGCCGGCATGTTATCATTTGCTCAGGTTGATCGTTCAACAGCACCAAAGGCGCAACCTAATCCTGAAATAAAATTCAATATTCCGGATGCCATCACGCTTGAAAACGGGTTGAAAGTTATTGTAGTAGAAAATCATAAATTACCTAAAGTATCCTTTCAGTTATATATAGATTATCCAACGGTAGCCATGGGTGATAAAGCCGGACTTAACCAGATTTTTGGTGAGTTGATGGCTTGTGGTACCACGTCTATGACTAAAGATGTTTTTGATCAGAAAATTGATTATATCGGAGCTTCTTTATTCACTACTCCAAGAGGATTTTTTGCTTCATCATTGAAGAAACATACACCTCAGTTATTGGAATTATTGAGTGATATGATTTTTAATCCGGCTTTCCCGCAAGAAGATTTTGACCGCATTATTTCTCAAACATTATCTAATTTATCTTCTATTCCTTCTGACCCAAATTCAATTTCTGGTATTGTCAGCGGCGTGGTAAATTATGGCGCTGCTCACCCTTATGGTGAAGTAGCTACTGAAACTACGGTGAATAATATTACGGTTGATGATGTGAAAGATTTCTACAAAAGAAATTTTATTCCTAATTACGCCTATCTAGTAATTGTGGGAGATATTTCACAAGCTGAGGCAAAATCGTATGTAGATAAATATTTTGCAAAATGGCAAAAAGGAGCTGAATTGAAACGTCCGGTTTATCCATTGCCTGTATTGAAAGGAAACAATGTGTTTTTTGTTGATAAACCGGGGGCAGTTCAAAGTGTTATTGATATTTCGCACACGGTAGAATTAAAACCGGGACATCCTGATGCAATTGCGCTGAGCGTTATGAATGGCATTTTGGGTGGAGGAAGTTTTTCAGCCAGATTAATGGCCAATTTGCGTGAAGACAAAGCATACACCTATGGTTGTTATTCTTCTATAGCACCAGATGAAATTATTGGAATTTTTTCAGCCGGCGGAAGTTTCAGAAATGAAGTTACTGACAGTGCTATTGTCCAAATTATTTATGAAATACAAAATATGTTTACCAATGGGGTAACAGATGAAGAACTCAGCCTGGTGAAAAGCTCAATGACCGGTGCTTTTGCAAGATCTTTGGAAAGTCCTGAAACGGTTGCTCGTTTTGCGCTGAATACTATCCGTTATAATTTACCTAAAGATTATTATTCAAATTATCTGATGAATCTTGAAAAGGTAACAAAAGAAGATGTATTGCGCGTTGCACAAAAATACCTGCGCCCTGAAAATTTGAATATTCTGGTAGTAGGTAATCAAGAGATAGCTGAAAAATTAAAAGTATTTGATGCATCTAATGCTATTCATTACAAAGATTATTATGGCAATGACAAAGCACAGTTGAAACAAGTTCCGGATGGCGTTACCTTAGAAACTATTTTTAATCAATTTGCTTTCAATTGCTTTATGGTAAATGATCAAGCCGGTTTTGACGCAAAACTTGCCCGTATTGGTTTTATTCAAACATCGTACCTTGCTGATTTACCTGAGATTGGTGGGTCACTGACTTTAGTCACTTATGAAGGAAAACCAAACATGTCAGCATTTATAATGAAGGTTAGCAGTCCGATGATGAACGGCACCCAACAAAAAGAATGGTTTAACGGAACTGAAGGAGGTACATTTGCCATGGGTCAAGGTTCAACAAAATATGATGAAAATGAAATTGCAAAACGTCAGAAATCATCGTTCCCTTTTGTTCAACTATATTATTTGCAAGATGATTCAATTAAAGTTGAATTATTAGGAATTGATGTAGTTGACGGTAAAGAATATTATAAAGTGAAAATTACGCAAGTGAACAATGTAAATGAGTTTTCATACGAGTATTACAATGTTGAAACCGGCATGCTTGATATGAAAGAAACATTTACCACAACAGAAGAAGGAGTGATGACTATAGTAATTGCGTATGGTGATTACCGTGACATGGGTAAAGGATTGATCATTGCCCACTCAATGAAAATGTCGGTAGGTGGACAGGTGTTACCTTTTGTAGTGCAAGGTTGTGTAGTTAAGAAAAAAGCAAAATCTAAAGCATTTATTGGTACGTTTGATTAG
- a CDS encoding insulinase family protein, with product MKFKFLMTCALMFVVLSTFAQDRKKIEFVEYDLPNGLHVILHEDHSTPITAVTIMYHVGSKNEKEGRTGFAHFFEHLMFEGTENIDRHQFDKYVEGAGGTLNANTTQDRTFYYEILPSNQLELGIWLESERLLHAKVENIGIETQREVVKEEKRQRMDNQPYGGLMYEIFRRAYSEHPYKWQPIGSMEDLDAAQEDDYVNFYRTFYVPHNATLSIAGDLNIEQTKKWIATYFGSIPNGDKLDVYRDKEFLTLEKFQAKYGEQLKGRETSKDFIGDYERDLSTEDFIKKYFPNVSDKPREIPRPTIKEGLLKAEVRDTVYDNIQLPAIAIAYRTPELIHADHYAVEMMSMILSQGNSSRLNKNLVEKEKALFALSFPYPLEDPGVAIMLAIPPMGGDLKDLEAAIQAEVERLQNELISEDELGKLRNMIESDFITRNSTMAGIAETLADYHVYKKSANLINTEIDKYMAVTREDIQRVAKTYFTKSNRVVLYYLPKQGE from the coding sequence ATGAAGTTTAAATTCCTTATGACTTGTGCGCTGATGTTTGTTGTTTTGTCAACCTTTGCACAGGATCGAAAAAAAATTGAATTTGTTGAATACGATCTGCCAAACGGCCTTCATGTTATTTTGCATGAAGATCATTCAACGCCCATTACTGCGGTTACTATTATGTATCACGTGGGGTCAAAAAATGAAAAAGAGGGCCGCACAGGGTTTGCACACTTTTTTGAACATCTCATGTTTGAGGGTACTGAAAATATTGACAGACATCAATTTGATAAATATGTTGAGGGTGCAGGCGGTACACTGAATGCCAATACCACACAAGATCGCACTTTTTATTATGAAATATTGCCTTCAAATCAACTGGAATTAGGTATCTGGCTTGAATCAGAAAGATTATTGCATGCCAAAGTTGAGAATATAGGAATTGAAACGCAACGTGAAGTTGTAAAGGAAGAAAAGCGTCAACGTATGGATAATCAACCGTACGGTGGTTTAATGTATGAAATTTTCAGAAGAGCTTATAGTGAGCATCCATATAAATGGCAACCAATCGGAAGCATGGAAGACTTGGATGCTGCACAGGAAGATGATTACGTGAATTTTTATCGCACGTTTTATGTTCCTCACAACGCAACACTTTCTATTGCCGGTGATTTGAATATTGAACAAACTAAAAAATGGATTGCCACTTATTTTGGATCAATACCTAACGGTGATAAATTAGACGTGTATCGTGACAAAGAATTTTTAACGCTCGAAAAATTTCAGGCAAAATACGGTGAGCAACTGAAAGGTCGTGAAACTTCAAAAGATTTTATTGGTGATTATGAACGTGATTTGTCTACGGAAGATTTCATTAAAAAATATTTTCCGAATGTATCGGACAAACCAAGAGAAATTCCACGCCCAACTATCAAAGAGGGACTGTTGAAAGCTGAAGTGCGCGATACCGTGTACGATAATATTCAGTTACCGGCAATTGCAATTGCATATCGTACACCTGAATTGATACATGCTGATCATTATGCGGTTGAAATGATGTCTATGATTTTATCACAAGGTAACAGTTCTCGTTTGAATAAAAATTTGGTTGAAAAAGAAAAAGCATTATTCGCACTTTCTTTTCCTTATCCGTTAGAAGATCCGGGTGTGGCTATCATGCTTGCTATTCCGCCAATGGGGGGTGATTTAAAAGATTTGGAGGCCGCAATTCAGGCTGAGGTTGAGAGATTGCAAAATGAATTAATTTCAGAAGATGAATTAGGTAAATTACGCAACATGATTGAAAGTGATTTTATCACGCGCAATTCAACCATGGCAGGTATAGCAGAAACGCTGGCTGATTATCATGTCTACAAAAAAAGCGCAAACCTGATCAATACTGAAATTGATAAATACATGGCCGTAACGCGTGAAGATATTCAGCGCGTTGCTAAAACATATTTCACCAAATCAAATAGAGTAGTGCTCTATTATTTACCAAAACAAGGAGAATAG
- a CDS encoding nuclear transport factor 2 family protein, whose protein sequence is MKKLVLIFLLSSSLHAFNHEVYSLTEDLHTKLNAGDSSGFFNFFTKDALLHNLSETGLETITLEAFAGVLTKFRSGEYKEDFTQIEVRDLETGLVYADVSFSFFINEKLAFTGIDHVLWIKENNQWKITTLYTGALKPKFTTSGGNGILTQQLDSSMNQWHLDVAEFRLEQYFNFMADEFIFLGTDPSERWTKKEFYQFCEPYFEKKSTWNFKTNQRYWYLNSSEDVAWFEESLDTWMEECRGSGVLVKQNNEWKIAHYNLSVLIENEKVDKFIKLRKK, encoded by the coding sequence ATGAAAAAACTAGTCCTGATTTTTTTGTTATCATCATCATTGCACGCCTTCAATCATGAAGTGTATTCACTTACAGAAGATTTACATACTAAACTCAACGCAGGAGATTCTTCCGGATTTTTTAATTTTTTCACCAAAGATGCGCTACTGCATAATTTGAGTGAAACCGGACTAGAAACTATCACACTTGAAGCTTTTGCAGGTGTTCTCACTAAATTCAGATCAGGCGAATACAAAGAAGATTTTACCCAAATTGAAGTTCGTGATCTTGAAACCGGATTGGTATACGCCGATGTGAGTTTCAGTTTTTTTATTAATGAGAAACTCGCTTTCACAGGCATTGATCATGTTTTATGGATCAAAGAAAACAATCAATGGAAAATTACCACCTTATATACAGGAGCATTAAAACCAAAATTTACCACATCAGGAGGAAATGGAATTCTTACCCAGCAATTGGATTCATCCATGAATCAATGGCATTTGGATGTGGCTGAATTCAGGTTAGAACAATATTTTAATTTCATGGCTGATGAGTTTATTTTTTTAGGAACTGATCCTTCAGAACGATGGACAAAAAAAGAATTCTACCAATTTTGTGAACCATACTTTGAAAAAAAATCAACCTGGAATTTTAAAACAAACCAACGCTATTGGTATCTCAACAGTAGTGAAGATGTTGCCTGGTTTGAAGAATCACTGGATACTTGGATGGAAGAATGTCGCGGATCAGGCGTATTAGTGAAACAAAATAATGAATGGAAAATAGCGCACTATAATTTAAGTGTGTTGATTGAAAACGAGAAAGTAGATAAATTTATCAAACTGAGAAAAAAATAA
- a CDS encoding amidohydrolase — MHTHILPAEMPNWTNKFGYGDFIWLKQTENAGFADMMKGNQFFRRIEENCWNETMRIHDYEKFQTQVQVVCTVPVMFSYWAKPNDTLALSQFLNDHIADLQARFPKNYLGLGTVPMQDPQLAIQELYRLKSELHMPGIQIGSNIHDENLSDPKYFEFFKEAEKLNMAIMIHPWEMMGEKSMQKYWLPWLVGMPAETARAAASLIFGGILERLPQLRVLFSHAGGSFIPTIGRLEHGFNCRPDLVAVDNKKNPRTYLGKFWVDSITHDLDLLKYILKIQGSKKVCLGSDYPFPLGDLEIGKFIEESDLPAEVIEDIFCNSTLEWLQLEKEKFL; from the coding sequence ATGCATACTCATATTCTTCCGGCTGAAATGCCTAACTGGACAAACAAGTTTGGTTATGGAGATTTCATCTGGCTGAAACAAACTGAAAATGCAGGATTTGCTGACATGATGAAAGGAAACCAATTCTTCAGGCGCATTGAAGAAAATTGCTGGAATGAAACGATGCGCATTCACGATTATGAAAAATTTCAAACTCAAGTGCAGGTTGTTTGCACAGTACCTGTAATGTTTTCATATTGGGCAAAACCAAATGACACGCTTGCACTGAGCCAGTTTTTAAATGATCATATTGCTGATTTACAAGCACGATTTCCAAAAAATTATTTAGGTCTTGGAACTGTACCAATGCAAGATCCGCAATTAGCAATTCAGGAACTTTACAGACTGAAATCTGAACTACATATGCCGGGCATACAAATTGGTTCAAACATCCATGATGAAAATTTGAGTGATCCTAAATACTTTGAATTTTTTAAAGAAGCAGAAAAGTTGAACATGGCCATTATGATTCATCCGTGGGAAATGATGGGTGAAAAGAGCATGCAGAAATACTGGCTACCGTGGTTAGTTGGCATGCCTGCTGAAACAGCGCGCGCCGCAGCAAGTTTGATTTTTGGCGGAATTCTTGAACGCTTGCCTCAACTGCGAGTACTTTTTTCACATGCCGGTGGATCTTTCATTCCAACCATTGGCAGACTAGAGCATGGTTTCAATTGCCGACCGGATTTGGTGGCTGTTGACAATAAAAAAAATCCTCGCACCTATCTCGGAAAATTTTGGGTTGATTCCATTACCCATGATTTAGATTTATTAAAATACATTTTGAAAATTCAAGGTTCAAAAAAAGTGTGCCTGGGTTCTGACTATCCTTTTCCCTTAGGTGATTTAGAGATTGGAAAATTCATTGAAGAAAGTGATTTACCAGCTGAAGTAATCGAAGACATTTTCTGCAATTCTACACTTGAATGGCTTCAGTTAGAGAAAGAAAAATTCTTGTGA
- a CDS encoding VOC family protein, whose protein sequence is MEDTTPRVTGIGGIFFRSENPSNLNAWYGKHLGLAIDDYGSPFEFRNANQPDQINYLRWSPFEKNTKYLQPSEKDFMINYRVYNLEGLVRNMKNDSIEFLDEITNYDYGKFIHLIDPEGNKLELWEPNDAFLTTLGGKTTK, encoded by the coding sequence ATTGAAGACACAACACCGCGTGTAACGGGCATAGGCGGTATTTTTTTTAGGTCAGAAAATCCTTCCAACCTCAATGCATGGTACGGAAAACATTTGGGATTAGCTATTGATGATTACGGCTCACCCTTTGAATTCAGAAACGCCAATCAGCCTGATCAAATTAATTATTTGCGCTGGAGTCCTTTTGAAAAAAACACCAAATATCTTCAACCTTCAGAAAAAGACTTCATGATCAATTATCGCGTGTACAATTTAGAAGGCTTGGTCAGGAATATGAAAAACGACAGCATTGAGTTTTTAGATGAGATCACTAATTACGATTACGGAAAATTTATTCATCTCATAGATCCTGAAGGAAATAAATTGGAATTATGGGAACCTAACGATGCTTTTCTGACAACATTGGGTGGTAAAACAACAAAATAA
- the dnaA gene encoding chromosomal replication initiator protein DnaA produces MKDKKNHESIWEDCLKVIKDNISLQSFKTWFEPIVPVKFKNKVLTLQVPSHFFYEWLEEHYIDLLKKVIKKEIGPDAKLEYSIIMDRSSDKKTPYTVKLPTNSKQDVTNTPVNMPLNIGDNPIRNPFVIPGLKKVNVESNLNPTYSFDNFIEGDCNRLARSAAYAVANKPGGTAFNPLLIYGGVGLGKTHLAHAIGIGIKNQFPNKTVLYTQAETFTRQFIDSIKNNTTNDFINFYKLMDVLILDDVEFFAGKEKTQDAFFHIFNHLHQSGKQIVLTADKPPVEMKGIEQRLLSRFKWGLSADVQAPGLETRIAILQRKIYGNGVEISDDVLEYLAYSINTNIREMEGALTSLIAHASLNKKAINLELAKKMIDKFVKNTAREVSMDYIHKIVCDYFNLPIELLKSKTRKREVVQARQIAMYFAKKMTKWSLASIGAQCGGKDHATVLHACRTVNNLAETDKQFKGYLEDLEKKLNVN; encoded by the coding sequence ATGAAAGACAAAAAAAACCATGAATCAATTTGGGAAGATTGCCTCAAAGTTATAAAGGATAATATCAGCCTACAAAGCTTTAAAACCTGGTTTGAGCCAATTGTTCCGGTGAAATTCAAGAATAAGGTTTTGACATTGCAGGTTCCTTCTCATTTTTTTTACGAGTGGTTAGAAGAACATTATATTGATCTCCTGAAAAAGGTGATTAAAAAAGAAATTGGTCCCGATGCTAAACTGGAGTACTCCATCATTATGGATCGGAGTTCGGACAAAAAAACTCCGTACACGGTTAAGCTTCCAACCAATAGCAAACAAGATGTTACCAATACACCAGTGAATATGCCACTGAATATTGGTGATAATCCAATTAGAAACCCGTTTGTTATTCCCGGACTGAAAAAAGTTAATGTTGAGTCTAACCTGAATCCTACTTACTCGTTTGACAATTTTATTGAAGGAGATTGCAATCGTCTGGCCAGATCTGCTGCTTATGCTGTAGCAAATAAACCTGGTGGTACCGCATTTAACCCACTCCTTATATATGGAGGTGTTGGTTTAGGTAAAACGCATCTTGCTCATGCAATTGGAATTGGAATTAAAAATCAATTCCCAAACAAAACAGTTTTATATACACAAGCTGAAACATTCACCAGACAGTTTATTGATTCAATCAAAAACAATACAACCAATGACTTCATCAATTTTTATAAACTGATGGACGTTTTGATTTTGGATGATGTAGAATTTTTTGCAGGGAAAGAAAAAACACAAGACGCTTTCTTCCATATTTTCAATCACCTTCACCAGTCAGGTAAACAAATTGTGCTTACTGCTGATAAACCACCGGTTGAAATGAAAGGTATTGAGCAAAGACTCCTGTCTCGTTTCAAATGGGGGCTCTCTGCTGATGTTCAAGCTCCGGGTCTTGAAACAAGAATTGCCATTCTGCAAAGAAAAATTTATGGTAATGGTGTTGAAATTTCTGATGATGTGTTGGAATATCTTGCATACAGCATTAATACCAATATCCGTGAAATGGAAGGTGCGCTTACTTCTTTGATTGCTCATGCTTCATTGAATAAAAAAGCCATCAATCTTGAACTTGCCAAAAAAATGATTGACAAGTTTGTGAAAAACACTGCACGTGAAGTGTCCATGGATTACATTCACAAAATTGTATGTGATTATTTCAACCTGCCAATTGAATTATTGAAATCTAAAACGCGCAAACGTGAAGTTGTGCAGGCAAGACAAATTGCAATGTATTTCGCTAAGAAAATGACTAAATGGTCTCTGGCAAGTATTGGTGCACAATGCGGAGGTAAAGATCACGCAACGGTTTTACATGCTTGTCGCACGGTGAATAACCTTGCTGAAACAGATAAACAATTCAAAGGATATCTTGAAGATCTAGAAAAGAAACTCAACGTGAATTAA
- a CDS encoding acyl-CoA thioesterase — translation MYTYNTQIRIRYSETDRMGYCYYGNYAQFFEIGRVETLRSLGISYKELEDQGIMLPVLDYQVRFLKPAFYDDLLTIKTTISKLPSARIVFDYEILNENNVLISTAQTTLVFIQDKTMKPCMVPQHLLEKIKPFF, via the coding sequence ATGTACACATACAACACACAAATCAGAATTCGTTACAGTGAAACTGATCGCATGGGTTACTGTTACTACGGAAACTACGCTCAGTTTTTTGAAATTGGCAGAGTTGAAACCTTGCGTTCGCTTGGTATAAGTTATAAAGAATTAGAAGATCAAGGTATCATGTTACCTGTTTTAGATTATCAGGTGCGCTTTTTAAAACCGGCATTTTATGATGATTTGTTGACAATCAAAACAACGATTTCAAAATTGCCCTCAGCACGCATTGTATTTGATTATGAAATTTTGAATGAAAACAACGTGCTAATTTCAACTGCACAAACTACATTGGTTTTTATTCAGGATAAAACGATGAAACCATGCATGGTTCCTCAACATCTGCTTGAAAAAATCAAGCCGTTTTTTTGA